From Candidatus Anaeroferrophillus wilburensis, the proteins below share one genomic window:
- a CDS encoding cysteine hydrolase produces MKSAGKEQAALIIIDMVKDYFAADKNYPITPLARAIIPPINDLIRQFRAKELPIIFSTDAFQTDDFIFNSRMHPHAIAGSEGAEVIDDLDREAGDLWLPKPRFSAFFDTGLADILHHQGVTLCAVAGIATNFCVLTTIMDALCHDFKAVMLEDCSAAFSNEIHEKTLTIFRKNPLHPLFRVMSSADLVQEL; encoded by the coding sequence ATGAAATCAGCGGGAAAAGAACAAGCGGCCCTCATTATTATTGATATGGTGAAGGACTATTTTGCCGCGGATAAAAACTATCCCATCACCCCTCTGGCCCGGGCGATCATTCCCCCGATCAATGACCTGATTCGCCAGTTCAGGGCGAAAGAGCTTCCCATTATTTTTTCCACCGATGCTTTTCAGACTGACGATTTTATCTTCAACAGCCGCATGCATCCCCATGCCATTGCCGGTTCCGAGGGCGCTGAAGTTATTGATGATCTGGATCGGGAAGCAGGTGACCTGTGGCTTCCAAAGCCCAGGTTTTCGGCTTTTTTTGACACCGGGCTTGCCGACATCCTCCATCATCAGGGTGTGACGCTCTGCGCCGTTGCCGGTATTGCCACCAATTTCTGTGTCCTGACGACGATCATGGATGCCCTATGCCATGATTTCAAGGCGGTTATGCTGGAAGATTGCAGCGCCGCGTTTTCCAACGAAATCCATGAAAAAACGTTGACCATCTTCAGGAAAAATCCCCTGCATCCTCTGTTCAGAGTGATGTCATCGGCAGACTTGGTACAGGAGTTGTGA